In Labrus bergylta chromosome 6, fLabBer1.1, whole genome shotgun sequence, the following proteins share a genomic window:
- the cdkn2c gene encoding cyclin-dependent kinase 4 inhibitor C gives MAELSEADMLCNASASGQLLHVLFLLENGADVNGFNTFNRTALQVVKLGNTALVEALLVAGADPNVPDPVLNLTVTHDAAREGFIDSVRVLVDHGANTNLVDGQGNLPLHLAAREGHLDVTQLLIECTANPQAANSEGYTAGELALLYGKTDTFNFIQEYLGAH, from the exons ATGGCCGAGCTGTCGGAAGCAGACATGCTCTGCAATGCCTCTGCCAGTGGACAACTActacatgtgttgtttttgcttgAAAATGGAGCCGATGTTAATGGATTCAATACTTTCAACAGAACTGCATTGCAG GTGGTGAAGTTGGGGAACACTGCACTTGTTGAGGCCCTCCTCGTGGCAGGGGCAGACCCCAACGTGCCCGACCCGGTCCTGAATCTCACCGTGACCCACGACGCCGCACGCGAGGGCTTTATAGATTCTGTGCGCGTGCTTGTGGACCACGGCGCAAACACGAACCTCGTGGATGGGCAAGGTAACCTGCCGCTGCACCTGGCCGCCAGGGAGGGCCACCTTGACGTGACGCAGCTGCTGATTGAATGCACCGCCAACCCCCAAGCCGCCAACAGCGAGGGATACACAGCCGGAGAGCTCGCGCTCCTCTACGGGAAAACTGACACCTTCAATTTCATCCAGGAATATTTGGGTGCAC ATTGA
- the rnf11b gene encoding RING finger protein 11b: MGNCLKSPTSDDISLLHDSQSDRASYGDGTDADQEPPPPYQEQIHVPVYHPTPSQARLATQLTEEEQIRIAQRIGLIQHLPKGVYDPGRDGSEKKIRECVICMMDFVYGDPIRFLPCMHIYHMDCIDDWLMRSFTCPSCMEPVDAALLSSYETN; the protein is encoded by the exons ATGGGAAACTGTCTGAAATCTCCGACCTCGGATGATATTTCTTTGCTACATGACTCTCAGTCGGACCGGGCCAGCTACGGAGACGGTACTGATGCCGACCAGGAGCCACCGCCCCCCTATCAG GAACAGATTCATGTACCTGTCTACCATCCTACACCCAGCCAAGCCCGGCTGGCCACCCAGCTGACGGAGGAAGAGCAGATTCGCATCGCCCAGAGGATCGGACTCATCCAGCACCTCCCTAAGGGGGTGTACGACCCAGGGCGAGACGGCTCTGAGAAGAAGATCAGAGA gtGTGTCATCTGTATGATGGACTTTGTGTATGGAGACCCCATCCGGTTCCTGCCTTGCATGCACATCTACCACATGGACTGTATAGACGACTGGCTGATGAGATCCTTCACCTGCCCCTCCTGCATGGAGCCTGTGGACGCAGCGCTGCTCTCCTCTTACGAGACCAACTga